In Amphiprion ocellaris isolate individual 3 ecotype Okinawa chromosome 2, ASM2253959v1, whole genome shotgun sequence, the genomic stretch GAACAGTCCACTAGATTTATATAAAGCTCTCACAGTATTTTCTGTAGATTTAAGTGTCACAAAAGCCTTGAAGTCAGTAATTGGTTGAAGAGACTGCACACATTTCAATTTTCTTACATTGTCAACTTCAACAAGTATACATGGACATTCATGTATGTTCTTCTCTGCAGGTGACAACTTTTCTCTGCATTGTGAGCAATATAAAGGTTTGTCAATGATTTCCTGGTTGAATTAAGTGTCAGCAAAGGGCTGTATTGGTTAAACACCTCACATCCTGACAAACCACTGAGTCTACCTGAGGCCTCAGCTTGATTGTGAAAAGAAATCCTTCTTTTCTGTGACCCCTTTAATGTGATGTAAACACGGTATATATTCAgggttctttcttttttttcctcataatccagtaatctgtttttttttttaacaacaaatcAAAGTTAAATCAGACAGATACACTTTTAACACAGTTAGATTCAGCAATGAAGACTGAGATTGGCGAACAATTGGCGAAGAAGTTACAGTGTGGGAGGTTTCAGCCCGTACTTCCTGGCCACTTCTGTCTGGGCGTACGCTGCATCACATAACGAGTACAAATGGGCCATCTCCATCTCTGACTTGGCGAGGTTAATTGCTTTGTTGAACATATCTATTGCCTTGTCCAGATTGCCCCTGCAAAGAAAACACCCTGGTTACATCAAGCTCTGTAAAAAGACATCATGTGTGGATTTTGCTCAAACTGATGATCTCACCTTTGAACTTCAATGGTTCCCATAGTTTCATATGCAAAGTCACATTTGTTGTCGATTTCAATCGCCTTACTGATGAGCTCTAGACCTAGGTCGAGGTCTTGTTTCCACTGAAGCTGCAACAAACTGGATACACACAGAACAATTACCAATATGAATCAATCATAGATTCAGAGAGGTTTGCTTTTAATCAATATGCCAGCATCGACAGGAAAAACCGCCTACCCTTTGTGGACATATGTGGTAGCATTGTCTGGTTCCAGTTCGATACACTTGTCATACATCTCATCAGCTTTTCCAAACTGCTGTTGATCGGTCAAAgcctgaaaagaaaagaaaatgactgttttgttgAGCAAAAGAGCAAGGCTTAAAGGAGTTGTTTTATCAACTGACACTATTCAGGTTGCCGTCCAAATGTAGTGCATATCTTAaccaaatattcagaaaatcaGGAAAGAAAATTTGCCATCCACTGCTCCCATCCAAATTCTCAGAAGTTGGCCACACTGAAATAACTCTTTGTTGGAGCCAATTTCCAGTCTCATTCCATTGAACCATTGCAAAACAAGTGGACGCATGAATATGATTTGCACAATTGACATAaacactgaacaacaacaagaaaaatcaAGTTTGTGATTTCAGACCTGAGCATAAAGAGCGTAGCCCTCAGCACATTTTGGAAACCTTCGGATAACATCTTCAAAACCGTCCATGGCTGTCTGTACTTGTGCTGGGTTGTTTCCAGTATATGCTTGTCTGTACTGAGGACACAAGGGACAAAAAACCCCCACTTATCAGCTATTTTAAATTGCAACAGAAACAGTTGCTACATGCGGTCaaagtaggaaaaaaaatgcttttgtctTAATCGTTACATGACTGCTTACAAGAGCAAAGCATTTCTGTGCTTGAGCCAGAGCAGAGTCGGGCCTGAGCAGGATGCACTCATCAAAGTCTCCCACTGCTTCATCCACCTGGTCCAGCAGGATCTTCAGCTGAGAGAAAATACACCACACTTGTCATGAGCAATATCAGAAAGCATCTGGCATCAAATGATCACCTTCATCTTGCACTAAGGCATGCAAATAATAAGCTAGTAGTTATCAGCTGACACCAGATTAACTGGAAAATCGATGGACAGTAAAATGACAATCAGGTGTAAAGGAAACCAACTTAATGCGACTCCTACCTGCCCCCTGTGGTGATACACGTCTGGGTTGCGCGTGTCAATCTCGGCTGCCATGTTGAAGTCTTGCGTGGAGAgcagaggctgctgctgctgcatgtacATGCTGCCACGCTTGATCAAAGCATTGGCTCGTAGCTGCACAGTTTAGatgaaaaaactacaaataatttTTGTGCACAACTATACAACAACCTGCTCCACTCCAGTCCAGTCGGTGACAGTAATGCAGAAGTCTATAAACAACAATGATGCCATATAAAGCCAGGGACAGGTGACATGCAACAACAGTAGGTATGGAAGAGATTCAAGTCGGGTTACTTCTGTTGTTTCACTGTTTTGCATCAATGCTGCAAAAGAGATGAGCAGTACTGACAGAGCAGATTCAAAATGCCCAGAATGCTAAATTTAGAGTCAGCAAACAGGTTTTGCATGATGATGTGGGGATTGATTGTGAGATGATCAGTCAATAAAGAATGCTGTGAGTATGCAAGCCATCAGAAATGTTTCCTCAAAATTCCTGAATGTTCAAAAAGTACTATCCCTTGTGCAGAGACTTTTTGGGTGGTTAAATAATTTCCCTAGAACTTAATTTACACCCTCAGCTCCAGCAGCTTTTGTCTTACGAATGTCATTGTGGAAATTACTCTTCAATCTTAACTAAGAAAAAGCTTATAAAACACAAAGTCTGTACCTTCACATTGGCGTCGTGCATGTTAATGACTCGGTCCAGGTCAGGCTGAGCAGCAGTAGCGTTACCAATCAGCAGATAGAATGTGGCACGCAGCAGCAGGGCCTCGGCAGTGTATCGGCCTCCAGAATCGATCTCCTTGGTGCATTCACTGATGATTTTGTCATAGTTTTCCTCCTCCATGTACTGCTTTGCCTTCAAGTAGCCAGAGctgagaaaacaggaaaaacagatgAGGAAAAGTGTGTAATGACAGGTCTTTGGAAATTACACGTCCATCAAAGTAACACTGAAATCATTtggacaaagaaataaaaactgaataacaTAGTCCTATGGAGCAATAGCAACATCTTGTTCTGTACCACtagtttctctttgtctcctaGTAAAACGTAAGTCTGAAAAGTtgatatttagaaaatattCTGACCTCTCAGTAACCTCGGCTGCCTCGCCCTCCTtgtccttgtcttcatctttcttCTCGCCCTTCTGCAGCGGCTGGGAGATGATGTCGTCTGTGAACGAGCTGAAGTATGACTTTATGAACTGAGGAGAAGGCATCATTGGCTCACGATTCTGCAGAAGAGGGATATAAGGAGGTGTTAATGTCATTATTAAGGGAGTTAAAACTGAAGGAAAAGTGTCTGAAAGTGGACAAACAAACCTTGTACTTCTCTTTGGCCTTCTCCTTCCCCAGCTGTTTCAGCACCTTGTCAGCTAGCAGCATGCTCTGCTGGTTCTGGAAGGCCTCAAGAATACACACCGCTGTGACATCTAAAGATTAACAGAGACTGATTGTCAATAAGACTCACATGTTAAACTTGGAAACTGgcttttaaagaagaaaaacaagcatcTCACCCTCTAGGCACTCCTTCTTGTTGTCTAGTTTTTCCAGAGCTTTGGCCCTCCTGAACAGAGCCTTGACATAACGTGGATTCATCTCCACAGCTTGAGAGCAATCCTGTACAACTTCTGTCCATTTCATCTGAAATTAAAGTTTCAGTCTGGTTAGATTGTGAAACAGTTCTGCTGTACCCAAATGGGGGAGCTGTTTTAACCTCTGGTAGGTAAATACCTTAGTCAAACATAAGAAACAGAATGTTGATGGTTTGCACAGACTCTGCTACACATTGACCAAACAGTAACCATGGTTTTTGCAGAGGTATTCCGTCTCTTCCGGTTAACAAATACTGAAgccatttcagacattttaaatgtaaagacGAGGTGTAGCGATGTAAGACTTTACTTCTACAACCAGTGTGACTCAGTGAACATCTGTGGGCACAATACTGTACTGAGAACAGTAAAAACACTTTATCATACAAGCTGAAAATGCTGTAAGTGGTGGAATGAGCCTTTTGGAACTTAACCTCAACACGATTTTCTCGCTACATTTACTTTGTTTATATCATTTAACATACACTGGGTGAATCATATGAAGAATTTAGCACAAGAACCTGGTACCAACCTGCTGTTCGTACGCCGCTGCTCTGTTTTGGTAAAATGTGGACAAATCGGCCTTCTGTTCTGTCGGGCAGAGAGCAATGGCTTCTGTGTAGCACTGGATGGCGTTTTCATACTTGCCAGCCTTGAAGTACTTGTTGCCTTTGTTCTTTGCTGCTTGGGCCCGATCCAAAGGGCTCTaaatgagagaaagaggaggcaACAATTATTGATCACATACTCTTGTCTGTGACTCAGTGGACTGGATCAAGGACTTAAGAGCCAAAAGATTGTTTTGCTGTAAAGGTGTTTATAACAATTGCGACAGCGATTTAACCAGTCAATGATGTGTGAATTGATTTTAGCGGTAGATAATGAAACATATGACATGCATGTTAGCAAACACTGCAACAACATTAAACTTCAATCAATTAATAATGTCTATGTGTGAACCCTGAAACAGTCTGCAAAAGAAACTACCACACTGCCACAGCACCATAGCCTCCAGTGTATATATGCAATGAATTATGATGCCCGCACTGTGCTGGCATACAAgcagtgtgtgggtgtgtgtgtatatatacacacgctAAGATTGCAACAAATGATTATTTCCCTTTCCACATTTTTGcctaaagcccaagatgacgTGTTCAGATACCTTGAaatcttctttaaaaacaaaaaaaatctgtttactaTTAtagaagagtaaaaaaaaaatcctggctCAGATGTGCTGcataaattctattttaaattACAACCACTGCAATTTGCAAATTGCTTTGTTTCAAATAATGATTTCAAATGAATTCATGGTTCAGCCCCAATTGGAGTACATGCACTGTACAACAGGTGggaaaaacacatgcacacacaaccaTGGCAGACCCAGAAACACCTGTTACTGGCAAAGTGCATGTGTGCCACTAAATTAACGCTGGCTGAAATGTCTGTTTAGATATACTGCAGTTGCACTGTAACTTAACTTTAACtaaacatttgaaatttgtAAGCATTAGGTGAAGAACAAATTGTCTCccaaaaaatacatgtaaattttTGAACTTTGGATTAACTATTAGTTATGCACATCTGTTAAGACCATTACCCATGCATGACAGCCACATTAGACCTGTGTGTCTGAGACTATAACCCCAAGTGTTTTATGAATAGACCCGgatctatatttttacatttgcttgTTTGGTTATTAGAACAGCAATagagtaacaaaaaaaaaaccctctgaaCCTTTTCATCTATCATTCCAATCATGCAGTGCAGCCCTCAAAAATAATATGCTATAGCTGATAAGAACCACTGGGATATTATCTACTGTTCCTGAAAATCTGATCTGTTTACTAAAATCTAAATGTTCTTCGTCATAACAATTGCTTTATTAGGAGGTTTTTCTGTCACAGACTCTCAGCAGGATATCTACAGCAGTGACAGTACTGTGTGTGCATGGATACTGTCGCATAATTCGAGAAAACAGATTGAATAgtgttgagaaacatggaggtatgagatcccagaatcagccacaagggggagactctggcagaataacagccAAATGAGGGGGCATAGTAtgatattataacctgtgatttaccATTAATTCATGCTCTAATGTAATAAATGTGTGTCAACTAACCAAATGCCTATATTTGTTAAACATATACAATCTTTATTTGAAACAGTGTAGAAATCAGAAGCGTACCTCACTGGGAACGGTGAtgagttgattattttttgaatgtctttttaTACAATTCTTATTTGAAACAGTGTAGAAATCAGAAGCGTACCTCACCGGGAACGGTGGtgagttgattatttttgaatatgtcttttttatgtAATCTTTATTTTGAATAGTGTAAAAATCAGAGGAGTGGGgagttgattattttaatacttGTCTTTTATAATGTTGGTATAGGGAGTAACCACATGGGGGCAGCAACTCACTGTAGGAAGTGAGGTCTAGGGTTGCCAAGAGAAATGATGTGTTAAAGGTTTTTATTACTGTGagaatggaaatgcttttaaggtTTTGATTACTACGAAATAGAGATGTTTACAGAAGAGCTTGATCACCCTGTGAAATTGGGAGGTTGTTAACTTGGAGGTGAAGCGAGAAGACGAGACAAACTTGGGTCGCCGCACAAGTTAATGAcctgtatatattttatatattttggggGTTTTAGCGTAAGTCTGTGCGCACTGTGCAGAGATGTACAGTGTGATGTCAGTGATTATTAGGCGctgacatcagctgctcctgtTCCCCGACCGGAGGCCTGCTCTTAGCTGTGGATGGAACAAATACAGTAATGGAAAGTTGAGACTGGGTGAAAGGGCGGGACAGTCCGGGGTTTTGGTTCCTCCAGAGCACGCAGAGGCCATGAGGTCGGTGGATGGGAGCAGTGCACGAGTGAGGAGGGGGATGAATGCTGTCATCACGTATGTAAATTAAAAGTGTACTGTCATCACGTATGCAAACTGGATGCTGACATCGCATATGTAAATTCTGGAGAGAGAAGTTTGCTATAAATTGCACTGGATCGAGACACGAGTTGGGAGAGTTACGAGGTAGTCGCTGGATGCAagccaggcagcaatgttctgaGCATGggggattttaccacgtaactTGGAAGAGAATTCAACATGATCTGTAAAGGAATAACTTTTCCACGGGAATTATGGATTTAAGgagtgctctttctgcactgttggaGGATTACAAAAGACTGGgatctaaaaataacgctgactgaaggaatattactgaactctattatttccaaaaggattaacaccagagtggattataacaaagtttttattgggccaaacaacataaaggatacaagcagatctaaatcgggactgaactctctctccacctcctccctggagcagagcccCAGCGGGGCatcggtcttcaggtgagcagccggTTTGTGCACAccgtctgctctccccctccaaattacatagtttgggtgattattgctcttcttagataaaagcatagttccagttaggggtcatattagaggattgttatagaaattaatgtttaattggttgtctgatgatttatgggctattgctattttcctgctgagattataataaaacatttatcctgcaattaaagttaacagattggaaattctatttatttttatcatgatgatgaattaatcacatatatcttctcagtttgtaaaaagtcaggttactgtgtgcattacatctaaaactggttctgtcagattacctagtcgttggggccgagggtggccttttttaaacttatccttggggttaaccattccttaacctctaaatttaaacctagcaactttccaagtgcagaatccgatgagagaaaagctgccgttaacagtcgtgactggtaattaatttgaccattcgaaagtggctactcagttgagttagttatcagaggaagcaggataggcgtctggatggaggcagttagaagctaggcgAATTTTCTCGCTTACCAGCTTAAAAACGTTCCTCAGATCTCATCTGGGTTGACCCATATGGGCTACGggaaccggacccgttagatggagagctggtccagtaatcctctgatagttaattaatttagttgattgatttaggaggttactggccTTAGGATTTCACAATAGTCAAtgcaagaaacaaacaaaatgtcacaacagAAAACCTACTATCACTAtctacacattttattgttttgtattcaGTTCCTGCAGTTAGATAAGCTTTCATTACATAATGGACACTTTGTAGTGTTACTGGTCAGCTACACACACAGCCGATTTGGGCTCATTCCTGGACTATTTCCATAGTACACCTTTTCACGTGACTATAGCTCAATAATCATCATAACTTAAAGTATTTCCAAGACACATGGCTCGAAAACAGCTGATCTAGATCTAGCTAGtctgtatttaatgttatttaatgTGTAAAGTGGGAAGACCTTTTTTTTAGACCACTCTGTTTCACAATTTATATCAATGTTGTTGCTAAATAACCACTAAATGTTATAATTACCAGAttcatattaatattaatatatatatatatatatatatttatttattttgatttggcTAAGCCCTCGGTGTTGCAAGATCCTTCCAACACCTCTGCTGTAACTCCAGGTAATTAAAAATACTGTGAAGCAGCTTGAGAACACAATCACGCCAACAAAATATAAACATCAATTATTGGACTCTGTATGAACTTCCGGCTGCGTATGTTTAATACTACACAGTACGCAAGCATGGCAGCAGAAAGTGAAAGAGCTGACAGCCACCTGTAGGCTGTTACAAAACTGTCTCTGCATAAAACAGACGGATTCAAATGACAGTCATCCCCGCCCAACTGGACTTTCTAAGAAAATAGCGTCAGCCGGGTAGCATAGCTACCAAAACATTACAATTACAAAGCTGTGCTAACAAGTACAGATTCTTCCTTTCCGGGTAGCacttgtttttaaactttaaaatatacCAGCAATATGCTATGATCAATATGAGTGATTAACAGGCGAGGGCTGTCACACATCAGCACCTGGCTGGTCAACCTAGCTGCGCTGATAACGTTAGCATTAGAGACAGCTAACTAGCGGCTAACGGGAGCTAATCCAGCAGCGAACCGGCTGCTCTTGGCCTCGCTCTGCTGAAGGTAGCTGTCACCGACAGTAACGGATGGTGTCCTTGACTGGATCTTTACAACAATGACACGTTCCGTCTCTACAATGTACCCACCGAACCGAGAGTCATCATGCTAATGCGGGGACAGCAACATTAACCTCGGCGGTTGGAGGAGGCTCCGTGAGACAGTTACCATGTTCTCCTGCTCTCGACTGGCGCGAGCTGCTCCGTCTTGGCCCTGCACGGGGCTGGCGCTGCCTTCTGGAGTTTTCCGCTCCCCGGTCCCTTTCCGTTCCTTCGTCCTGCTGCGGTTCCACAGGTACACCGCCCCCACCCCCAGCACTATGGGCGTCCCGACTAACAGTGCCAGCTGCCAGCGGGGTAGTCCAGTCCCGGACTGCGGCTCGACTGGCTTTGAAGCAGCCATGATGTACAACCTAGTGATGGTTTAGCCAGCCAGCACCTCCAGCAGCAGACGGCGTGAGAGCTCCGCTTCTTCTTCCTGTGCTCCGAGAGGTCACAGCCCCGAGGAATCATGGGATACCGGCAGAGCGGCCCCGGGACTGCGTGGTACTTGTAGTGTGCTGGTGGAAATTTGTAGTCCAAACATCAGAAACAACAAAGGCATTCGTAGAAATAATTGGgcctataataataataataataataataataataataataataataataataataataataataataataataataataataataataataataataataataataataataataataaagaagaaggaaggaagaaataAATGCCAACTGATAAACTGTATACTCTTGtatatgctattttttttcttttctatattttattttactttgtgctaccttcactttatacctgacctaatattctgtgttgtgttgctgttgtctACCCCCTTGTTGTTaaatatccagctgctgtaacaacagaatttccctctggggattaataaagtctgtctaagtctaAGTCTAAAGACCACTGTCCACACTGACCAAATTAAATGAGAGGGCAAATTATTCCTGGGTTTACCCCCTCTGCAAGAAGGCTTCTGTTTGTTAACCCTTCACtgaataaaataacagcatTAATTTCTATTTGACACTAAGCACATTTTGCTTCcataattatgaaaatatatcTCTACTGCCAGCATTTTTAGAGTGGGAAACTCTGAAActcttgaaaaaaatacaatttgatGATTTCCCTTTAATATAaagaaatctttttaaaatgtgcaatgatTTCCATCTTAAACGTTGAAAAATCTGGATAGCCTGGATTGTTTGGTTTTTCAAAGTTGAAAGATTCAAAGTCTAATGTTTTTCAATGCTATTttttacattagacatgtaCAATCAAAgcctgctttttatttattttgatttctttattcatttcaaAAGCACTGAaggaatctgtaaaataaaaaggaacaactacagattttttaaaagatgtgtACCAAAGTGTGAGTAGTTTTACTCCAGCCACCAGGCGGCACCATGCGGCAGTACTGCTGGCTCCTTCAACATGCAGCCTGCAGTTTGCCCACggaaataattccttaaaaacgCTGCATGTGTACCTCTGCATGTACACATTATTGTTTATTAAATCACATTATGGAAAATCTTGACTGCTGTCTTTAGGATACAGTCTTTTCTAATTGTGTAGCATTTTTATCTTGATATATGTGGATTCATCACGAGCTTGTGTGTCAGTCTGTATGTTTGCCAGATCCAGTCTCCTCTCTGCCCCATTTCAGAGCTCAGTGCTGGTCTGTCTGCACACTGCTGCAGCCTGACTGCTCAATTACCGCCCAGGGCCATGTGTCCTCCAACAGCGACCGGCACTGAACAGTTTTCAAAGTCAACTGTATTCAGCTGGTTAGAGGGAAGCCTGTGTAATGAAGAGCctcacagtaaaacacacctTGAATGGGACCCCGTTCCCCATTGAGGTGTTCTAAAAACCAAGGACACGCTAAAAGTTATGCTGCAAATAACTTATAACCTATTCACACAGTCAGCTGCTTTGTTGCATCTTTCAGTTCTTGGAcctgcaaaaatatttaaagtgtaaTTTTCATGCTAAATATAAATGTCTTAATCCTTTTTTTCATCAAGTTTAGAATAAAACAGGTCAAAAATGAGTGCAATTTGATAGCAGAGCAGCATAAAGCATGGTGCTGCCCCCATTCTTGTTTTGAAAAGCCATGAAATCAATTTTGCCACAAAACCAAAACACGTGATGGGACACAATAACCTTGTACACTACTTGTGTGGAGTGTACAGCTAGACAATGTTCAGTAATTTAGCTGGTATTGTTGTTTTACAAAGACGAGAACGCCGCTGACAAAGGTCACAACCAGAGTGTGTGATCTTCTACCTATTCTTAACTCCGTCTGTTATTCCTGTGAACTGTGTCTGCTGTTGTTAGCACTACTCAGCTTTTTTTA encodes the following:
- the tomm70a gene encoding mitochondrial import receptor subunit TOM70 produces the protein MAASKPVEPQSGTGLPRWQLALLVGTPIVLGVGAVYLWNRSRTKERKGTGERKTPEGSASPVQGQDGAARASREQENMSPLDRAQAAKNKGNKYFKAGKYENAIQCYTEAIALCPTEQKADLSTFYQNRAAAYEQQMKWTEVVQDCSQAVEMNPRYVKALFRRAKALEKLDNKKECLEDVTAVCILEAFQNQQSMLLADKVLKQLGKEKAKEKYKNREPMMPSPQFIKSYFSSFTDDIISQPLQKGEKKDEDKDKEGEAAEVTESSGYLKAKQYMEEENYDKIISECTKEIDSGGRYTAEALLLRATFYLLIGNATAAQPDLDRVINMHDANVKLRANALIKRGSMYMQQQQPLLSTQDFNMAAEIDTRNPDVYHHRGQLKILLDQVDEAVGDFDECILLRPDSALAQAQKCFALYRQAYTGNNPAQVQTAMDGFEDVIRRFPKCAEGYALYAQALTDQQQFGKADEMYDKCIELEPDNATTYVHKGLLQLQWKQDLDLGLELISKAIEIDNKCDFAYETMGTIEVQRGNLDKAIDMFNKAINLAKSEMEMAHLYSLCDAAYAQTEVARKYGLKPPTL